The DNA sequence TGATCAACTGGCGCTGTTTCAACAGGTTGTTCTTCTGAGCTCTCACTCTCTGTATTCTCTTCAGGTTGTGCTGTCTCTGTTGTGTCCGGTGTCTCAGAAGCAACTTCGTCTGTTTCGTCTTGAGGTACTTCTGTTTCAGAGGGGGTGTTAGGTTGTCCTGCCGGCTCCTCAGTTTTCACTTCTACAGGCACGACTTTACTTTCAGCTGCAGCCGATTGATTATCTGCACTGTCTTTAGCAGTTACAGTAATCACTTCATTACCTTTTAAAGCAATATCTTGTGTTAAGGCAACTGTCCATTTGCCTTCAGCATCTGCACGCGTCTCAAAACGTTTTCCATCCGCTAACACTACTGTTACAAGTGCATTAGCTTCAGATGTACCACTCACACTTGAATCTGTTGCTTTAACTTCATTTAATACAGGTGCTTGCGGCGCCGTTGTATCTTCAACTACTTTTGTTGCTTCTTGTGATGCATTGCCTGCTTTATCAGTTGAAACGGCTTTAACTGATGCCTGATATACAAACGGTGCACTGAATTCTGCTGTCCAGTTTCCTTGGGCGTCTGTCACAACTTCTTTTGTTGATCCATCTGCTAATGTTAATTTCACGGTACTTGATGGTTCTGCTGTTCCTGATACAGTGCTTGCACCTGCTTCTACTTTATTGATAACAGGTGTTTGCGGCGCTGTTGTATCTTCAACTACTTTTGTTGCTTCTTGTGATGCATTGCCTGCTTTATCAGTTGAAACGGCTTTAATCGGTGCTTGATATACAAATGGTGTATCAAATTCTGCTGTCCAGTTTCCTTGGGCGTCTGTCACAACTTCTTTAATTGTTCCATCTTCTAGTGTTAACTTCACGGTACTTGATGGTTCTGCTGTTCCTGATACTGTATTAGTGCCTGCCTCTATTTTATTGATGACAGGTGTTTGTGGCGCTGTTGTATCTACTACTGTTTGTGTTGCCTCTTGTGATGCATTGCCTGCTTTATCAGTTGAAACAGCTTTAATTGGTGCTTGATATACAAACGGTGTACTGAACTCTGCTGTCCAGTTTCCTTGTACGTCTGTCACAACCTTTTTTGTCGATCCATCTGCCAATGTTAATGTCACAGTACTTGATGGTTCCGCTGTTCCTGTTACTGTGCTAGCTCCCGCTTCTACCTTGTTAATTACAGGTGTTTGCGGCGCTGTTGTATCTACTACTGTTTGTGTTGCCTCTGTTGAATGATTTCCTGCTTTATCAGTTGAAACGGCTTTAATTGGCGCTTGATATACAAACGGTGTACTGAACTCTGCTGTCCAGTTTCCTTGTGCATCTGCCACAACTTCTTTAGTTGATCCATCTGCTAATGTTAACTTCACAGTACTTGATGGCTCGGCTGTTCCCGATACTGTTTTTGTGCCTGCTTCTACTTTATTGATAACAGGTGTTTGTGGCGCTGTTGTATCTTCAACTACTTTTGTTGCTTCTGTTGATTGATTTTCTGCTTTATCAGTTGAAACTGCTTTAATCGGTGCTTGATATGTGAATGGTGTTACAAATTCTGCTGTCCAATTTCCTTGTGTGTCTGTCACAACTTCTTTAGTTGATCCATCTGCTAATGTTAATGTCACGGTACTTGTTGGTTCGGCTGTTCCTGTTACTGTGTTTGTGCCCGCTTCTACATTATTAATAGTTGGCACTTTTGGTGCTATTGTATCTAACGCCTTCACAGATACTGTTTCTGATACTGTACCGTGTTTTCCATTAGCAAACACTTGTGTAACATCGTTATGTTCTACCGTTGTTCCTTGTGGCAATTGTGTTGTCCACTGCCCATTTTCAGGTACCTCTACTTCTGCTTTTTGACCATTTTTAAATGTAACAGTTATCGTACTTCCCGCTTCTCCGGTACCGCTGATACTTGTGCTTCCAGCTTCAATCGGATTAACTACAGGTGTATCTACTCTATATGCCTCAACAAGCGGATTTAATATATTCATCAATTCCGCTTTAATATTCGGATCTGTATATTCTACGCCCTGGAATACTTTGAATAATTGACTGCGGTAATCTCTTTCTGGGTGTGCTTGAATAGCAGCAGCAACTTGTGCCACATCAGATTGGATTGCTTCGTCATAACGGTGATTGGCATCAGTTTGTGTTTCACCATCTACAATGAAACCTTTATCAGTAAGTGTGTATGTCACTGTTTCTTGATCAGCAAGCGGTACTGTAACATTTTCTTTCGTTTCATTTCTAACTAAGACACGACGTGCAGCTGGTTCACGGTGATGCACAATTACTTTATCTCCATAGTCTAAATCAAATGTTTGTGTTTCAGATGAAAGTCTTTGATTACCGATATAGGATTTATCTAATACGTTTGTACCGTCTGCTTTTTGAATAGTCATGTGTGCATACTCATCTGTAAAGTAAACATGCGGTTGTCCTGCGTTTTGTTTGAATTCAATTTGTTTTGTGTCAGGGTTGTAGTTCGCTGACGCAAATTCAAAGTTAGATAAACCTCTTAACGAAATAGTTTGCGTTACACTGTCTTGCACATCATCATTTTTAGGATAGTTTAAAACTGCTTGGTTTTCTCCGCTTTCTTTTACTACGATATATTCACTTTCAGGTAAAGCATATGTTGTAGATAATGGCGCTACGATTTTATATACACCAGCACGTACTTGAGGGAAGACTGCCTTACCGTCTACAACTTCTGCACTCGCAACCTCTTGAGTACCTTCCATCAAGCTTACTTTGGCATTGTCTGGTAAGGTTTGACCGTTAAGGTTCAGACTTACTTCTGCATCTGCACGCACACTAGTATCAGCTAAATCTGAAGATTTTACGAGTTCGTATGGTGTAGATAATCCTAGTTTTTGAGTTAAACGCTGCTGCTCTTCTGGATTGTTTATTAACAGTGATAAAGGATAAGTGTACGTGTTATTGTACGTATCTAATTGGTCTTTTAGTGTTTGCGGCAGATTGATTTTATATAAGTCAAAATATGCTGTACCGTTAATACCGTTATCAGCTAACCAATAAGTGTTGATCCATCTTGGTACATCTTGCGCAAAAGGTTTGCTGGCATTTGCCATATCCGCTTCTTCTTGTCGAATCCCTTTCCACAAATCAGTAAAGCCTTCAATTCCTGTTAAACGTACCATTTTCGTCATGAAATCAAGTCGTCCTCTAAAGCCTCCGTTCGCATAGCTTAAATCACCAGTGACTAATCTTTCATTAAAGCCTTTTTGAACGCCTTCTTGGTTGCCTTCATACAGCCAACCATCATTAACACCCATAACTTCTGTTTGGTATTGGTTTGCTAGGATATTATTTTCTACTTCAATTAAATCCATTTTAGGATCATAAGTCATTGCGCCATCATAACCATGACCCACTTCGTGGAGGCCTAACCAGCCTTTTTCAAGATAGCCAGACATGGAAGTGTTGTTAGAACCCATGTTATTTGTAGAATAATAAGCTAACCCTGGACCATGCGCATCCGCAATCGTAAAGTACTTTTGTCCTACGTTGTAATGTACAGAGTTAATGTCATCATTTAATCCGACCCATTTGTCATAGTGATTAATCACATCTTCGTAATAGCCGATCATGTCATCTAAGTCCGTAAAGCCCCATCTTCCAGGATCTTGACCCAGATTTGCGATTCTTTCACGGTCTTCTCTAGGAACTAAAAATGCAATTTTATCTCCATCTACATATCCGTAACTTGTGTCACGCGCAGCCCAATCACTATCGAACGCTGTTTTGTCACCGTTTTTGCGATAAGTAGGCAACGTCACACCTGCATTGTCTTGAACATAATATTCAACTACAGGTTGTTGGTTCAATCCAGTAGGAATGCGTACAAATGCGGCACTATCAATACTTGTAGAGATATTAGTCCAGCTGCCGTCGCGCGAAACAGTTTTATTTCGAACTTGTAATCTATCATTCGTCATTAAATCTACACGCAAATCAGCTTCATTGCTGCCTTGTGCTTGACGAATATAAAATTCTTTTCCAGCCGGTACGATCAATCCTAAACTTTCTCGTGCTTGATAAATACCGCGCTGCATTTTAGCTGTTTTCGCAACATCTGATTTCGGATATACCGGAATCGATTTCGAATAAACTTGTTCCGTTACACCCTCTACATTGTCTACAGGATGTGCATTAGCAGCTGGTGCCGGTGCACTTGTATTTGTTATAGGTGCCTCAGGTGCAGGACTTGAAGCAGTCATAGCACGTGTTGCTGTTTCAGGAGCTGGTGCTGTTTCTGTTTGAGGTGCTGTATTGTTAGTTTCTTCAGTTTTTGGTGCTGCATCGGTATTTGTTGAAACTTCTGGCGCTGTCGTTGTTCCATTTGCTGTTGGTGCCGCTGTTTCTGTCTTAACAGTATCAGTTGAAGCTTGCGGCTGAGGTGCTGAAACAGGTTCAGGTTTCGTATCGACTGGGCTTGTTTGATTATCAGTTGAAGGTTGTTGAATCGTTGAATCTGCTGTTTTTGTGGAATCGCTTACAGACTCTGTTGGTGCAGTGGTTGCAGTACTTGTTTGTGTATTAAGTGGTTGTTCAGCACTTGCAGTGCTGCTGGGAGCTTGCGGCTGGTTGGTATCATTAACTGTGGATGTGTCAGAGGCAGGTGCTTCTGCAGCTTGTGCTTGCTGATCTAGAGAGACATAAACTAACGTCCCGAATAAAACAGAAGCAATCCCTGTGCTGAATTTTCTAATGTGGTACTTATTTCTTAATTTTTTGTCAAAAAACAAATCATTTCGGTGATTTTTAGGCATCTAACATTTCACTTCTTTCCTTTGTAATTCTATAACACAATTCTATCATTATCTTTTTGGAAATTGTGAAAAAATTATTAATTTACACAACTTTCATAAAAAACTTTTATGACTTGTTCGACATTTTTGAAGACACAATCTATCGTTATTTCAGTGCATTACTCAATAATTTGAATAACCTATCCATAGCTTAACGCCTTTACACACAGTTAATCCTGCATTCATAATGAGTTCTTAAACCTAAAAAAGAACGATGTAACTTGTCGCAATACTGTTACATCGTTCTATTAAATTCCATTATTTAATTATAATAACCAACTGATAAGATTAATAATAAGTTTTCCAACAACCAGTATAAGGGTCGTTTTCCCTTTATTTTCACCTAAAAAGTAGAATGCAGCCGCAAAAACTCCTATATCTATTAACGGGGTGATATACTTAATAGTGCCTAACGGTAGTCCTATCAGATCGCTGAAAATCAGTGCAAAAACATTCGCAATGGTAAATCCAAGCAGCAACGACATATATAAACTTTTATTTTGATATGTATTACCGAGTTTAAAAACAAAAGCTAACAGTTTTAACAAAAAATACGTGACAAAGAAAGTAACTAAGCTAGATATAACTATTAAAATAACAATCAATAAGTTGATTTGTACATCTGACATATCCACACTGTCTTGAATACTGTCTAATTTTTGTGTAATGATGTGATCATTTGCAGAAATGACATAAAACACTAATATCGCTGATATGACATATGGTAGCAACGCAAGCAAATCAAGTAGTTGTGATTTAATTCTATTCATTCAAATTCCTCCGGTTCTATTTAAATCTCAATGGTTGAATCATTTAATCTAGACCTTTCAAAAAGATTGTTATGTACCGCTTGCTTTTATAAACAAAAACCACTAATCATTTTTATAATATCATTCTTAAAATTAATGTTTTATATATTCCTTAAATAGTAACTA is a window from the Staphylococcus sp. IVB6181 genome containing:
- a CDS encoding Ig-like domain-containing protein, with product MPKNHRNDLFFDKKLRNKYHIRKFSTGIASVLFGTLVYVSLDQQAQAAEAPASDTSTVNDTNQPQAPSSTASAEQPLNTQTSTATTAPTESVSDSTKTADSTIQQPSTDNQTSPVDTKPEPVSAPQPQASTDTVKTETAAPTANGTTTAPEVSTNTDAAPKTEETNNTAPQTETAPAPETATRAMTASSPAPEAPITNTSAPAPAANAHPVDNVEGVTEQVYSKSIPVYPKSDVAKTAKMQRGIYQARESLGLIVPAGKEFYIRQAQGSNEADLRVDLMTNDRLQVRNKTVSRDGSWTNISTSIDSAAFVRIPTGLNQQPVVEYYVQDNAGVTLPTYRKNGDKTAFDSDWAARDTSYGYVDGDKIAFLVPREDRERIANLGQDPGRWGFTDLDDMIGYYEDVINHYDKWVGLNDDINSVHYNVGQKYFTIADAHGPGLAYYSTNNMGSNNTSMSGYLEKGWLGLHEVGHGYDGAMTYDPKMDLIEVENNILANQYQTEVMGVNDGWLYEGNQEGVQKGFNERLVTGDLSYANGGFRGRLDFMTKMVRLTGIEGFTDLWKGIRQEEADMANASKPFAQDVPRWINTYWLADNGINGTAYFDLYKINLPQTLKDQLDTYNNTYTYPLSLLINNPEEQQRLTQKLGLSTPYELVKSSDLADTSVRADAEVSLNLNGQTLPDNAKVSLMEGTQEVASAEVVDGKAVFPQVRAGVYKIVAPLSTTYALPESEYIVVKESGENQAVLNYPKNDDVQDSVTQTISLRGLSNFEFASANYNPDTKQIEFKQNAGQPHVYFTDEYAHMTIQKADGTNVLDKSYIGNQRLSSETQTFDLDYGDKVIVHHREPAARRVLVRNETKENVTVPLADQETVTYTLTDKGFIVDGETQTDANHRYDEAIQSDVAQVAAAIQAHPERDYRSQLFKVFQGVEYTDPNIKAELMNILNPLVEAYRVDTPVVNPIEAGSTSISGTGEAGSTITVTFKNGQKAEVEVPENGQWTTQLPQGTTVEHNDVTQVFANGKHGTVSETVSVKALDTIAPKVPTINNVEAGTNTVTGTAEPTSTVTLTLADGSTKEVVTDTQGNWTAEFVTPFTYQAPIKAVSTDKAENQSTEATKVVEDTTAPQTPVINKVEAGTKTVSGTAEPSSTVKLTLADGSTKEVVADAQGNWTAEFSTPFVYQAPIKAVSTDKAGNHSTEATQTVVDTTAPQTPVINKVEAGASTVTGTAEPSSTVTLTLADGSTKKVVTDVQGNWTAEFSTPFVYQAPIKAVSTDKAGNASQEATQTVVDTTAPQTPVINKIEAGTNTVSGTAEPSSTVKLTLEDGTIKEVVTDAQGNWTAEFDTPFVYQAPIKAVSTDKAGNASQEATKVVEDTTAPQTPVINKVEAGASTVSGTAEPSSTVKLTLADGSTKEVVTDAQGNWTAEFSAPFVYQASVKAVSTDKAGNASQEATKVVEDTTAPQAPVLNEVKATDSSVSGTSEANALVTVVLADGKRFETRADAEGKWTVALTQDIALKGNEVITVTAKDSADNQSAAAESKVVPVEVKTEEPAGQPNTPSETEVPQDETDEVASETPDTTETAQPEENTESESSEEQPVETAPVDQNETPESDNSASNDEESTCDSTPAPDSETSDNTGENAPDTPVDSNQDSTPATEPTVTNTEVSVENEVCEVPSEESEESVEDASTEAVENNTTTEQPAVEEPAASESPVDVTEETSVATDNKVQEDVVNENEVAESETVQPDSNHQQAQEAEQSKVSETVEAVETTSAPSSSTSSPVTNENKGSDQTESHSPVAKSETVSETPKGSVSHVTKEKNDQQQTVQGQKVQDKQQNKNQDKVLPATGQQEQSSSSIGWIASLFGAALIGRFARKKAKEDK